The Ipomoea triloba cultivar NCNSP0323 chromosome 14, ASM357664v1 region GAACTACTCAGAAGTTTTATACTTACATAGATGTTGattatataaattcaattttctcatttacaaataatgtatttggATGAGAGTAGACAAAAGGTGTTGAGTAACGTATAATGTGTTGATGAATATAATACGCATTTCTCTCACACGCACTCATGGGagaacaaaaacaaatttttgcaAAGAGGGAAAAAACTAGATTAAAAGGTACCCCATCACGGGCCCCCTTTTCGTGTATGAAAGGCAAGCATGGGCAGTGACCACCTACGCAAAGTATAGCAGTACTACTTCAACAAATTGAAGTAGATCAGATCACCACCGTACATTGACAAAACACATCAACAACAAACCCATCAAAATTCAATGAATAACCTATTAACTTCATAGTTAAAACTTAACTCGGAGATCATCTTTCAcctaatatatatgtatgtgagTTTCAAGTATTCACCTAGCTAAAGTGATTGGACAAAAATTCCAGACTCTTTTCGAAAATTCAGTATCAGTCTTTTTAGTTTGGACCGATCAATTATAAATCAGATAGGTTGATTTTGATTTGAGCTGATCGACAATCAGGGCAACTATGGACTAGTTAGGTTGATCTGGTAATGGTGAATGTAATGTTTAGACAATTGAGTaaagaagtaaaaataaaaactaatagtaattaattatttcaataataataataataagtttagaatgataacaaataataatcaaGATAAATTTGATGTTGGGTGATGGATCACAaacaatcaattaaaatttaaaacaaataattcaatatCACTATGTGTATTATCTGTTTCAGTAATGACAGTCCACCAAAGCCGGGGTGGAAAACGCAAGATTATTTTGTAACTTTGTTTCTTGATCACCGTCATCATCCTCTTCTAGTGGAGCCGGCAGGTTAAGATCGAGCGTGAAAACGCCACCTGTCGGCGCCGCCTTCTCTCGACCGTCCGATGATTCACAAACGTGGGTCGTTCCGCCGTCGCTGCTCACCGAGAGCAGCTTCGTCGGAATGATAGTAGGCGGCGGCCGGTGTCTTCTCATGTGACCTCCCAGAGCTTGCCCCGACGAGAACTCCGACCCGCAGATCGAACACTCGTGAATCTTGGCCTTCCCGCCGCCATTGCTGAAAACCCCGGCGGCGGAAAGCGGCCAACTTTGTTTTTCATGGTCCGCCGGCGCCGccgcaggcggcggcggcggcgatttTTTCTGATCGTCTCCCGCCGTGATCT contains the following coding sequences:
- the LOC116004990 gene encoding zinc finger protein ZAT5-like, with translation MEISQEYSDYQMVLVKGKRTKRPRGLSPADSSCSSGGGDGGGGGGAVFYSSSAQSPATSTSQISTDEDEDMANCLILLASGGGGGCRQVESVSGGRKVDEMGGGAAKGGGDLFVYQCKTCTRTFPSFQALGGHRASHKKPKITAGDDQKKSPPPPPAAAPADHEKQSWPLSAAGVFSNGGGKAKIHECSICGSEFSSGQALGGHMRRHRPPPTIIPTKLLSVSSDGGTTHVCESSDGREKAAPTGGVFTLDLNLPAPLEEDDDGDQETKLQNNLAFSTPALVDCHY